One stretch of Bombus pascuorum chromosome 14, iyBomPasc1.1, whole genome shotgun sequence DNA includes these proteins:
- the LOC132914016 gene encoding integrator complex subunit 12-like isoform X2, whose product MSQLELDPQFTQGLHLLHSTNKDSAEQLRALLDEAIKQKYGPSKMLSNVLHKKYMMEEPVLSDHSSSSSSKKSKSSSSSSKHSSKSSKNSSPVNLPTRDTPPDIIQTDNTLALEILEDDLTCVICKGMDVGARNRLVECSECHSLYHQECHIPHILDSQIDVPGLVWYCSNCSKSQVSKERSSPKTVIENKSKEQKKSNSGGGNKMIPNINIISADRRLKDMMKKAKHDKRSTNTTQSSKNSRSSSPAMSSTKSQEKSLLYKIKSGVE is encoded by the exons atgtcACAATTGGAGCTAGATCCTCAATTTACACAGGGTTTACACCTTCTACATTCTACTAATAAAGATTCTGCGGAACAGCTGCGAGCACTTTTAGATGAAGCAATCAAACAGAAATATGGGCCATCAAAGATGTTATCGAATGTATTACACAAAAAG TATATGATGGAAGAGCCGGTGCTGAGTGATCATAGTAGCAGCAGTAGTAGTAAAAAGAGCAAAagctcctcttcttcctccaaACATTCAAGTAAATCGAGCAAAAACAGCTCTCCTGTGAATTTACCAACTCGTGACACACCACCTGATATTATCCAGACTGATAATACTCTGGCATTAGAAATATTAGAGGATGATCTAACATGTGTTATTTGCAAAGGAATGGATGTTGGAGCAAGAAACAGACTTGTTGAGTGTTCAGAGTGCCATTCTTTATACCATCAGGAGTGTCATATTCCACATATTTTAGATTCTCAAATAGATGTTCCAGGACTGGTGTGGTATTGTTCAAACTGTTCCAAATCTCAG GTTTCAAAAGAAAGGAGCTCACCAAAAACAgtgatagaaaataaatctaaGGAACAAAAAAAATCTAATTCAG GTGGTGGAAACAAAATGAtaccaaatattaatattataagtgCAGATAGAAGACTAAAGGATATGATGAAAAAAGCTAAGCATGATAAACGAAGCACAAACACTACTCAGAGTTCAAAGAATTCTCGGTCCAGTTCACCAGCAATGTCTTCAACAAAATCTCAGGAAAAATCATTACTGTATAAAATCAAGTCAGGTGTAGAATGA
- the LOC132914016 gene encoding integrator complex subunit 12-like isoform X1 — protein MERGLPPGVLDSFLTLDRLQGYYFGLSFLVFFTILSQLLDITVIHIKMSQLELDPQFTQGLHLLHSTNKDSAEQLRALLDEAIKQKYGPSKMLSNVLHKKYMMEEPVLSDHSSSSSSKKSKSSSSSSKHSSKSSKNSSPVNLPTRDTPPDIIQTDNTLALEILEDDLTCVICKGMDVGARNRLVECSECHSLYHQECHIPHILDSQIDVPGLVWYCSNCSKSQVSKERSSPKTVIENKSKEQKKSNSGGGNKMIPNINIISADRRLKDMMKKAKHDKRSTNTTQSSKNSRSSSPAMSSTKSQEKSLLYKIKSGVE, from the exons atggaaagaGGCCTACCACCAGGCGTACTTGACTCGTTCCTTACACTTGATCGCCTGCAGGGTTACTATTTTGGtctttctttccttgtatttttcaCCATTCTTTCGCAGCTTTTAGAC attacagtaattcatataaaaatgtcACAATTGGAGCTAGATCCTCAATTTACACAGGGTTTACACCTTCTACATTCTACTAATAAAGATTCTGCGGAACAGCTGCGAGCACTTTTAGATGAAGCAATCAAACAGAAATATGGGCCATCAAAGATGTTATCGAATGTATTACACAAAAAG TATATGATGGAAGAGCCGGTGCTGAGTGATCATAGTAGCAGCAGTAGTAGTAAAAAGAGCAAAagctcctcttcttcctccaaACATTCAAGTAAATCGAGCAAAAACAGCTCTCCTGTGAATTTACCAACTCGTGACACACCACCTGATATTATCCAGACTGATAATACTCTGGCATTAGAAATATTAGAGGATGATCTAACATGTGTTATTTGCAAAGGAATGGATGTTGGAGCAAGAAACAGACTTGTTGAGTGTTCAGAGTGCCATTCTTTATACCATCAGGAGTGTCATATTCCACATATTTTAGATTCTCAAATAGATGTTCCAGGACTGGTGTGGTATTGTTCAAACTGTTCCAAATCTCAG GTTTCAAAAGAAAGGAGCTCACCAAAAACAgtgatagaaaataaatctaaGGAACAAAAAAAATCTAATTCAG GTGGTGGAAACAAAATGAtaccaaatattaatattataagtgCAGATAGAAGACTAAAGGATATGATGAAAAAAGCTAAGCATGATAAACGAAGCACAAACACTACTCAGAGTTCAAAGAATTCTCGGTCCAGTTCACCAGCAATGTCTTCAACAAAATCTCAGGAAAAATCATTACTGTATAAAATCAAGTCAGGTGTAGAATGA
- the LOC132914016 gene encoding integrator complex subunit 12-like isoform X3, translated as MERGLPPGVLDSFLTLDRLQGYYFGLSFLVFFTILSQLLDITVIHIKMSQLELDPQFTQGLHLLHSTNKDSAEQLRALLDEAIKQKYGPSKMLSNVLHKKYMMEEPVLSDHSSSSSSKKSKSSSSSSKHSSKSSKNSSPVNLPTRDTPPDIIQTDNTLALEILEDDLTCVICKGMDVGARNRLVECSECHSLYHQECHIPHILDSQIDVPGLVWYCSNCSKSQVSKERSSPKTVIENKSKEQKKSNSVIILFNRWWKQNDTKY; from the exons atggaaagaGGCCTACCACCAGGCGTACTTGACTCGTTCCTTACACTTGATCGCCTGCAGGGTTACTATTTTGGtctttctttccttgtatttttcaCCATTCTTTCGCAGCTTTTAGAC attacagtaattcatataaaaatgtcACAATTGGAGCTAGATCCTCAATTTACACAGGGTTTACACCTTCTACATTCTACTAATAAAGATTCTGCGGAACAGCTGCGAGCACTTTTAGATGAAGCAATCAAACAGAAATATGGGCCATCAAAGATGTTATCGAATGTATTACACAAAAAG TATATGATGGAAGAGCCGGTGCTGAGTGATCATAGTAGCAGCAGTAGTAGTAAAAAGAGCAAAagctcctcttcttcctccaaACATTCAAGTAAATCGAGCAAAAACAGCTCTCCTGTGAATTTACCAACTCGTGACACACCACCTGATATTATCCAGACTGATAATACTCTGGCATTAGAAATATTAGAGGATGATCTAACATGTGTTATTTGCAAAGGAATGGATGTTGGAGCAAGAAACAGACTTGTTGAGTGTTCAGAGTGCCATTCTTTATACCATCAGGAGTGTCATATTCCACATATTTTAGATTCTCAAATAGATGTTCCAGGACTGGTGTGGTATTGTTCAAACTGTTCCAAATCTCAG GTTTCAAAAGAAAGGAGCTCACCAAAAACAgtgatagaaaataaatctaaGGAACAAAAAAAATCTAATTCAG TCATTATCTTGTTTAATAGGTGGTGGAAACAAAATGAtaccaaatattaa